One Kitasatospora sp. NBC_01266 genomic window carries:
- the argF gene encoding ornithine carbamoyltransferase — protein MSDPTQRPQSTRHLLDLADHSPATLRGWLDEALVIAADRQRHGRRPQDSERFLTGRYVSLLLEKPATRTRLHFEIATHDLGGRAIVLPAADTQLSRGETVGDTARVLSKNTDLILYRARRHQDLLEFARHSAVPVINGCSDHSHPFRPLVDIMTFEQQRGPIAGRTVAWPGDGNNMLNSFIHAAALLDFELRIATPEGHEPDPGVLAWAAERGARVSLHRDPAEAVVGAHAVVGDTFASMGVELTPERLAAFRPYQVDAALLAKAAPDAVYLHSLPAYRGQEVTAEVIDGPQSLVWDGGIENKKFLLQAIFRWLLEL, from the coding sequence ATGTCCGACCCCACGCAGCGGCCCCAGAGCACGCGCCACCTCCTCGACCTGGCCGACCACTCCCCCGCGACCCTGCGCGGCTGGCTGGACGAGGCGCTTGTGATCGCGGCCGACCGGCAGCGCCACGGCCGCCGCCCGCAGGACAGCGAGCGCTTCCTGACCGGCCGCTACGTCTCCCTGCTGCTGGAGAAGCCGGCCACCCGCACCCGGCTGCACTTCGAGATCGCCACCCACGACCTCGGCGGCCGCGCCATCGTGCTGCCGGCCGCCGACACCCAGCTCAGCCGCGGCGAGACCGTCGGCGACACGGCCCGGGTGCTGAGCAAGAACACCGACCTGATCCTCTACCGCGCCCGCCGCCACCAGGACCTGCTGGAGTTCGCCCGCCACAGCGCCGTCCCGGTGATCAACGGCTGCTCGGACCACAGCCACCCGTTCCGTCCGCTGGTCGACATCATGACCTTCGAACAGCAGCGCGGGCCGATCGCCGGTCGGACCGTCGCCTGGCCGGGCGACGGCAACAACATGCTCAACTCCTTCATCCACGCGGCCGCGCTGCTCGACTTCGAACTGCGCATCGCCACCCCGGAAGGCCACGAGCCCGACCCGGGGGTGCTCGCCTGGGCCGCCGAGCGCGGCGCCCGAGTGTCCCTCCACCGGGACCCGGCCGAGGCCGTGGTCGGCGCGCACGCCGTGGTGGGCGACACCTTCGCCTCGATGGGCGTCGAGCTGACACCCGAGCGGCTGGCCGCCTTCCGGCCGTACCAGGTGGACGCCGCGCTGCTGGCCAAGGCCGCACCCGACGCCGTCTATCTGCACTCGCTACCCGCCTACCGGGGGCAGGAGGTCACCGCCGAGGTGATCGACGGCCCGCAGTCGCTGGTCTGGGACGGTGGTATCGAGAACAAGAAGTTCCTGCTGCAGGCCATCTTTCGCTGGCTACTGGAGCTCTGA
- a CDS encoding fatty acid desaturase family protein: MAVGRQPDRLLGTEELRRLSRRRPARSVLAIAWQWAVIAAAQTAAVYWGHWYGYPLAMVVIATRQHALAVLMHDGAHRLLFARRALNDTVSDLLLAFPLFISTTLYRRHHLDHHRYLNTERDPDLDTAPLGNTARDWLRLFAGDVTGVNLLKTVDTLDQFSLLPVLRGNRSVARAMGRGRRNLFLACLAVLAAVLTVTGGWLDYLLLWILPSLTALSMILRLRAVAEHVGCDPDGGVGGTRTVLAGWFERLLFSPCRINYHLAHHLYPSVPFYNLGLLHRRLMTHPEVAGRARISRSYLFGPASVLRDIARARRSPTSAAAQS; the protein is encoded by the coding sequence ATGGCCGTGGGGCGGCAGCCGGACCGGCTGCTCGGCACCGAGGAGTTGCGCCGGCTCTCCAGGCGGCGCCCGGCCCGCTCGGTGCTCGCCATCGCCTGGCAGTGGGCGGTCATCGCGGCCGCGCAGACCGCCGCGGTCTATTGGGGGCACTGGTACGGATACCCACTCGCCATGGTGGTGATCGCCACCCGGCAGCACGCGCTCGCGGTGCTGATGCACGACGGTGCGCACCGCCTGCTGTTCGCCCGCCGGGCGCTGAACGACACGGTGAGCGATCTGCTCCTGGCTTTCCCGCTGTTCATCAGCACCACCCTGTACCGGCGCCACCACCTGGACCACCACCGTTACCTGAACACCGAGCGCGACCCGGACCTGGACACCGCGCCGCTCGGCAACACCGCCAGGGACTGGCTGCGCCTGTTCGCCGGTGACGTCACCGGTGTCAACCTGCTCAAGACGGTGGACACCCTGGACCAGTTCTCGCTGCTGCCGGTGCTGCGCGGGAACCGGAGCGTGGCCCGGGCGATGGGACGCGGCCGGCGCAATCTCTTCCTGGCCTGTCTCGCCGTGCTGGCCGCCGTGCTGACAGTGACCGGCGGCTGGCTCGACTACCTGCTGCTGTGGATCCTGCCCTCGCTGACCGCGCTGAGCATGATCCTGCGGCTGCGCGCGGTGGCGGAGCACGTCGGCTGCGACCCGGACGGCGGAGTGGGCGGCACCCGGACGGTGCTGGCCGGCTGGTTCGAGCGGCTGCTCTTCTCGCCGTGCCGGATCAACTACCACCTGGCGCACCATCTCTATCCCAGCGTGCCGTTCTACAACCTGGGCCTGCTGCACCGGCGGCTGATGACGCACCCGGAGGTCGCCGGCCGCGCCCGGATCTCCCGCTCCTATCTGTTCGGGCCGGCCAGCGTGCTGCGCGACATCGCCCGCGCCCGCCGGAGCCCGACCTCTGCCGCAGCCCAGAGCTGA
- a CDS encoding SDR family NAD(P)-dependent oxidoreductase yields MSEDVPGIVVTGASSGFGLATARLLAAAGHLVYAVARRADRLEALAAEQHPGRIVPLAIDVRDRRAVMAVLPGLAEQGPEVAALVNSAGLSRGYGPLADGDPDDWQQMIDTNVSGMLHCTRALLPGMIARGAGHVVNVGSIAASYPYLGGNVYAATKAFVQQLSLNLRSELNGTGVRVSCISPGMARTGFALVRFDGDQQRADDFYRGTHPLDAADIARTVVWCLDQPPHVNVNLIEIMPTDQPFALGLAARPAPDLADT; encoded by the coding sequence ATGTCCGAGGACGTCCCCGGGATCGTCGTGACCGGTGCCTCCTCCGGCTTCGGTCTCGCGACCGCACGCCTGCTGGCGGCGGCCGGTCACCTGGTCTATGCGGTGGCCCGGCGCGCTGACCGGCTGGAGGCCCTGGCGGCCGAACAACACCCGGGCCGGATCGTGCCGTTGGCCATCGACGTACGGGACCGCCGGGCGGTCATGGCAGTGCTGCCCGGCCTCGCCGAGCAGGGACCCGAAGTGGCGGCGCTGGTCAACAGCGCCGGGCTGTCCCGGGGTTACGGACCGCTGGCGGACGGGGATCCGGACGACTGGCAGCAGATGATCGACACCAATGTGTCAGGCATGCTGCACTGCACCCGTGCACTGCTGCCGGGGATGATCGCGCGCGGCGCCGGCCATGTTGTCAACGTCGGCTCCATCGCGGCCTCCTACCCCTACCTGGGCGGCAATGTCTACGCCGCGACCAAGGCCTTCGTCCAGCAGCTCAGCCTGAACCTGCGCAGCGAACTGAACGGCACCGGAGTGCGGGTGTCGTGCATCTCGCCCGGCATGGCACGGACCGGGTTCGCCCTGGTCCGGTTCGACGGCGACCAGCAGCGGGCCGACGACTTCTACCGGGGCACGCACCCGCTGGACGCCGCCGACATCGCCCGGACCGTCGTCTGGTGTCTGGACCAACCTCCGCACGTGAACGTCAACCTGATCGAGATCATGCCCACCGACCAGCCCTTCGCCCTGGGTCTGGCCGCCCGTCCGGCGCCGGATCTCGCGGACACCTAG
- a CDS encoding phytanoyl-CoA dioxygenase family protein, which translates to MQLSHEDVELFHHQGYLSLPVLFDAREIEALADEAARLSALDCPQRILEKDSDITRSVYWVHGLSELFDRLVRDPRLLGPARALLSDQVYLYQTQLNPKASVLGDVWKWHQDYLYWHREDGMPNDSVLSVALYLDEVTEFNGPLFVVPQTHRAGLEEETATRPDASGWENTVNAEFRHEVDPRTLARLVDQYGLASTRGVRGTVFVFHGNLLHSSPPNLSPALRTIVFARYAAMHNQLRPVAQPRPSWIANREPAPVTALTEPLLAN; encoded by the coding sequence ATGCAGCTCAGCCACGAGGACGTCGAGCTCTTCCACCACCAGGGGTACCTCTCCCTCCCGGTGCTGTTCGACGCGCGGGAGATCGAGGCACTGGCGGACGAGGCCGCCCGGCTGTCCGCCCTGGACTGCCCGCAGCGGATCCTGGAGAAGGACAGCGACATCACCCGGTCCGTCTACTGGGTGCACGGGCTCAGCGAACTCTTCGACCGCCTGGTCCGCGACCCGCGGCTGCTCGGCCCGGCCCGCGCGCTGCTCAGTGACCAGGTGTACCTCTACCAGACCCAGCTCAACCCCAAGGCCTCCGTGCTCGGCGACGTCTGGAAGTGGCACCAGGACTACCTGTACTGGCACCGCGAGGACGGCATGCCCAACGACAGCGTGCTCAGCGTCGCGCTCTACCTGGACGAGGTCACCGAGTTCAACGGCCCGCTGTTCGTCGTCCCCCAGACGCACCGGGCCGGGCTGGAAGAGGAGACCGCCACCCGGCCCGACGCGAGCGGCTGGGAGAACACCGTGAACGCCGAGTTCCGGCACGAGGTCGACCCGCGAACGCTGGCTCGGCTGGTGGACCAGTACGGGCTGGCCTCCACCCGCGGCGTGCGTGGCACCGTCTTCGTCTTCCACGGGAACCTGCTGCACAGCTCGCCGCCGAACCTCTCGCCCGCGCTGCGCACCATCGTCTTCGCCCGCTACGCGGCCATGCACAACCAGCTGCGGCCAGTGGCCCAGCCGCGGCCGAGCTGGATCGCCAACCGCGAGCCCGCCCCCGTCACGGCGCTCACCGAGCCACTGCTCGCCAACTGA
- a CDS encoding HAD hydrolase-like protein yields MTGPVRAALIDLDGTLYSRGRLIPGAVRAVAALREAGTVLRFLTNTDSRLPAAVRDELAALGLEVAEAELFTPVAAAERLLAAELAAALLVVSREVRPALERFAGGSAVTHVVVGDCRDVLDYPLLDQAFRALRGGAALVALQRGRYFRAADGDHLDTGAVVAALEYASGQQARVVGKPSAEFFALAAASAGHPAAHCAVVGDDATTDIAGGDAIGALTVQVRTGKYADQRGEGGYPRARRVIDSIADLPALLGRG; encoded by the coding sequence GTGACCGGGCCGGTGCGGGCCGCGCTGATCGACCTGGACGGCACGCTGTACAGCCGAGGCCGGCTGATCCCTGGGGCGGTGCGGGCGGTGGCCGCGCTGCGCGAGGCCGGTACGGTGCTCCGGTTCCTCACCAACACCGACTCCAGGCTGCCCGCCGCGGTGCGGGACGAACTCGCCGCACTCGGCCTGGAGGTCGCGGAGGCCGAGTTGTTCACCCCGGTGGCGGCCGCCGAACGGCTGCTGGCGGCCGAGCTCGCGGCGGCGCTGCTGGTGGTGTCTCGGGAGGTCCGGCCGGCCCTGGAGCGGTTCGCCGGAGGGTCGGCGGTCACCCATGTCGTGGTCGGCGACTGCCGGGACGTGCTGGACTACCCGCTGCTCGACCAGGCTTTCCGTGCCCTGCGCGGCGGGGCCGCCCTGGTCGCGCTGCAGCGCGGCCGCTACTTCCGCGCCGCCGACGGGGACCACCTGGACACCGGCGCGGTGGTGGCTGCACTGGAGTACGCCTCCGGGCAGCAGGCCCGGGTGGTCGGCAAGCCGTCCGCCGAGTTCTTCGCGCTGGCCGCGGCCTCGGCCGGCCACCCGGCCGCGCACTGCGCGGTGGTCGGCGACGACGCGACCACCGACATCGCGGGCGGCGACGCGATCGGCGCGCTCACCGTCCAGGTGCGCACCGGCAAGTACGCCGACCAGCGCGGCGAGGGCGGGTACCCCCGGGCCCGCCGGGTGATCGACAGCATCGCCGACCTGCCGGCCCTGCTGGGACGGGGCTGA
- a CDS encoding alkaline phosphatase family protein, which produces MTVYWMVWDAAAHWIVERLVAEGALPSVRRLMDRGVRAAARPPAPNCQTPPSLATLFTGSGPERHGITGYRVPVPAGPIGESRSGFDRAALLAEPVWETAGRAGLRTAAVHVPWVLDGGAAPVWLDGAVEAYSRRTARHGVHELAGDRIEFEIGAARLQAVADGPLVRVSGDCGQVEVARDWVPLRLPGGSGVWLCQAEQAGRRTLMHTGAWVPRTAGRNRPLTKALDGAPVFAGEGLGSLYRRGALGPRLAEGGDGSSEDLFLSSVGCVHRSFAAATEVVLAGHEAELVVLYLPTTDDVGHELLGWCDPRSAAHRPDIAPAVWARLTDCYRWADALLGRVLDRAESGDTVLLSADHGMAGAAWTLHPNTVLASAGLAAVTEGRLDPHRSAVLYHPANNGSLWVNDDSRAAGRVPGGECAGLLRRAEAALRSAAGTLLAGLTTAEDGRSAQLLFAPDCLPSAELSPDGRAIRPAAKTGAHMTNQGDDRLHAVLVAAGPGLSAGDDLGVLDNTWPAQLVLHQLAGPNRL; this is translated from the coding sequence GTGACCGTCTACTGGATGGTCTGGGACGCGGCCGCCCACTGGATCGTCGAGCGGCTGGTCGCCGAGGGCGCGCTGCCCTCGGTACGGCGGCTGATGGACCGCGGCGTGCGCGCGGCGGCCCGGCCGCCGGCCCCCAACTGCCAGACGCCGCCGTCCCTGGCCACGCTGTTCACCGGCAGCGGGCCCGAGCGGCACGGGATCACCGGCTACCGGGTGCCGGTGCCCGCCGGCCCGATCGGCGAGAGCCGATCCGGCTTCGACCGCGCGGCCCTGCTGGCCGAACCGGTCTGGGAGACCGCCGGCCGGGCCGGGCTGCGCACCGCCGCGGTGCACGTGCCGTGGGTGCTGGACGGTGGCGCCGCACCCGTCTGGCTGGACGGCGCGGTGGAGGCCTACAGCCGCCGCACCGCTCGCCACGGCGTCCATGAACTCGCCGGCGACCGGATTGAGTTCGAGATCGGGGCGGCGCGGCTCCAGGCGGTCGCGGACGGTCCGCTGGTCCGGGTGTCCGGCGACTGCGGACAGGTCGAGGTGGCGCGGGACTGGGTGCCGCTGCGCCTGCCGGGCGGCAGCGGGGTCTGGCTGTGCCAGGCCGAGCAGGCCGGCCGGCGGACCCTGATGCACACCGGCGCCTGGGTGCCCAGGACCGCTGGGCGCAACCGGCCGCTGACCAAGGCGCTGGACGGCGCCCCGGTGTTCGCCGGTGAGGGCCTCGGCTCGCTGTACCGCCGCGGCGCCCTCGGGCCCCGGCTGGCCGAGGGCGGCGACGGCTCGTCCGAGGACCTCTTCCTGTCCTCGGTCGGCTGTGTGCACCGGAGTTTCGCCGCGGCGACCGAGGTAGTGCTGGCCGGTCACGAAGCCGAGCTGGTCGTGCTCTACCTGCCGACCACCGACGACGTCGGACACGAGCTGCTCGGCTGGTGCGACCCGCGCAGCGCGGCCCACCGCCCGGACATTGCGCCGGCCGTCTGGGCCCGGCTGACGGACTGCTACCGCTGGGCGGACGCCCTGCTCGGCCGGGTGCTGGACCGGGCCGAGTCCGGTGACACCGTCCTGCTGAGCGCGGACCACGGCATGGCGGGCGCGGCCTGGACGCTGCATCCGAACACGGTGCTGGCGTCGGCCGGCCTGGCCGCTGTCACCGAGGGGCGGCTCGACCCGCACCGCTCCGCCGTGCTCTACCACCCGGCCAACAACGGCTCGCTCTGGGTCAACGACGACTCCCGCGCGGCCGGTCGGGTGCCGGGAGGCGAGTGCGCGGGGCTGCTGCGGCGGGCCGAGGCGGCCCTGCGCAGTGCGGCCGGCACCCTGCTGGCCGGCCTCACCACGGCCGAGGACGGCCGGTCCGCGCAGCTGCTGTTCGCCCCGGACTGCCTGCCGTCCGCCGAACTCTCGCCGGACGGCAGGGCGATCCGACCAGCGGCCAAGACCGGTGCGCACATGACCAACCAGGGTGACGACCGGCTGCACGCCGTGCTCGTGGCGGCGGGCCCCGGGCTATCGGCCGGCGACGACCTCGGCGTGCTGGACAACACCTGGCCCGCCCAGCTGGTGCTCCATCAGCTGGCCGGCCCGAACAGACTGTGA
- a CDS encoding DUF6001 family protein, with protein MPNPNPNLNQLAGVPGGLAAARLRHSDTFLAGRGLNRAELDRLLRLRTGEARHLLLTSSPVHGLANATSDLDFIRVQQEEPAGARMATQFFEGGHHLEAISFGVRETAAALADLATLAAEPPAAVVAGHRGWDKSRELRRKYLERLVNGVDLEGGSPYLEHLPPLARVWKWASLHTAVEQVFFLRLAEQAGESRGRAGYALGALLHLMDALLSHHGDVFSNRKWYLLRWRRLTDSGALRGTSSAEAADLIEALRSRLSAALTGQAGAPLAPAFTELLECVFTTAGEGHRPALLVEPVGRPVRSRFLPGAELLLGDAAVFLGAGSLPEGRIDVAADDGLPGDPGDVLRAARGGALRLLPA; from the coding sequence ATGCCGAACCCGAACCCGAACCTGAACCAGTTGGCGGGCGTCCCCGGCGGACTCGCCGCCGCCCGGCTGCGGCACAGCGACACCTTCCTGGCCGGCCGCGGCCTGAACCGGGCCGAGCTGGACCGTCTGCTGCGCCTGAGGACCGGCGAGGCCCGGCACCTGCTGCTGACCAGTTCTCCGGTGCACGGCCTGGCCAACGCCACCAGCGACCTGGACTTCATCCGGGTCCAGCAGGAGGAGCCGGCCGGCGCCCGGATGGCGACCCAGTTCTTCGAGGGCGGGCATCACCTGGAGGCGATCTCCTTCGGGGTACGGGAGACCGCGGCCGCGCTCGCCGACCTGGCGACCCTGGCGGCCGAGCCGCCGGCCGCGGTGGTGGCCGGCCACCGCGGCTGGGACAAGTCCCGTGAACTTCGCCGCAAGTACCTGGAGCGGCTGGTGAACGGCGTTGACCTGGAAGGCGGTTCGCCCTACCTGGAGCACCTGCCGCCGCTCGCCCGGGTGTGGAAGTGGGCCTCCCTGCACACCGCGGTGGAGCAGGTGTTCTTCCTGCGGCTGGCCGAGCAGGCGGGCGAGTCGCGGGGCCGGGCGGGCTATGCGCTGGGCGCGTTGCTGCACTTGATGGACGCGCTGCTCTCGCACCACGGCGACGTGTTCTCCAACCGCAAGTGGTATCTGCTGCGTTGGCGACGGCTGACCGACTCTGGGGCGCTGCGGGGCACCAGTTCGGCCGAGGCCGCCGACCTGATCGAGGCGCTGCGCAGTCGGCTCTCGGCGGCACTCACGGGCCAGGCCGGCGCACCGCTGGCGCCGGCCTTCACCGAGCTGCTGGAGTGCGTGTTCACCACCGCGGGCGAGGGGCACCGCCCCGCGTTGCTGGTGGAGCCGGTCGGCCGGCCCGTCCGGTCCCGTTTCCTGCCCGGCGCCGAACTGCTGCTCGGGGACGCGGCCGTCTTCCTCGGCGCCGGATCGCTGCCCGAGGGCCGGATCGACGTGGCCGCCGACGACGGGCTCCCCGGGGATCCGGGCGATGTCCTGCGGGCCGCGCGCGGTGGCGCGCTGCGGCTGCTGCCAGCCTGA
- a CDS encoding dCTP deaminase domain-containing protein, giving the protein MILTGSEIARERSNGRITIDPFVPEQVNPNSYNFRLGNRLRVYTDPPLDPRTPNAYEELEIPAEGYVLEPGRLYLAHTEEVLGSRYYAPTFAARSSVARLGLFINLSASLGDIGFEGQWTLQLYALNRLRVYPGMNIGQMMWWCPLGEIELYEGKYQGSVGPRSSDIHRDFEKTATRLRFPGLGADSGPELVGGKFAALSTASRSFPVPAAFAVPAAEFAAALDPEDARLLAEQFAELRATVGAFFTESAELIGRTAARVALAQETRRLLTLRLRDVFGELSGRRFAVRSSGLDEDGATASLAGVHQSLLDVVGPDGVLDAIEECWRSYYAPPAIAARVRAGDFDSAPRLAVIVQELVDAQLAGVAFTGLDAGSQDITIEYVEGLAEELMAGAAAPYRLTAAEVPALPVAHAEVLREVIRLTGELRAARGHDVDVEWAADRRGVHLLQVRRVTARRTRPAESPFWTSRLYFENPPAGAPLREVAAVYAGYSAKRGPAHRLAGELGVQVGRGWVVGFTGAGLHDPANAERLDRTLAEGRSPSCVLDFGDTLRQIVVPRREVLRRLIEVSGATAGSDREHAVIVRDFVRGDLGVISRRAGADLVVEYTPDGLLALNRGTAGAEAIVVDAAGAVCAPDSAAPVLRHLDAIDRFTTAMQARYGEVTLEWVLDGDALLFVDYSVLGADALLTGGEGVRISDGAASGPLLTLSDDELLRRLSIGPAVSIDKSKDVTEYAELARLLDKVRGMPEPPVVRASRPYAVLSVLIGSVAGFVFEQGSALCHLAILLREEGVPAVAATGLDEAPDGAQAAISAGTITVASTSRSHDV; this is encoded by the coding sequence GTGATCCTCACGGGCAGCGAGATCGCACGAGAACGAAGCAACGGCCGCATCACCATCGACCCGTTCGTTCCGGAACAGGTGAACCCGAACAGCTACAACTTCCGGCTCGGCAACCGCCTGCGGGTCTATACAGACCCGCCGTTGGACCCCCGAACGCCCAATGCCTACGAGGAGTTGGAGATCCCGGCCGAGGGTTACGTGCTGGAGCCGGGCCGGCTCTACCTGGCCCACACCGAGGAGGTGCTCGGTAGTCGGTACTACGCCCCGACCTTCGCGGCCCGCTCCTCGGTCGCCCGGCTCGGCCTGTTCATCAACCTGTCGGCCAGCCTCGGCGACATCGGCTTCGAGGGCCAGTGGACCCTGCAGCTGTACGCGCTGAACCGGTTGCGGGTGTACCCCGGCATGAACATCGGGCAGATGATGTGGTGGTGCCCGCTGGGCGAGATCGAGCTCTACGAGGGCAAGTACCAGGGCTCGGTGGGCCCGCGCTCCAGCGACATCCACCGTGACTTCGAGAAGACGGCCACCCGGCTGCGCTTCCCGGGGCTCGGCGCCGACAGCGGGCCGGAGCTGGTCGGCGGGAAGTTCGCCGCGCTCTCGACCGCCTCGCGGTCCTTCCCGGTGCCCGCCGCCTTCGCCGTTCCGGCCGCCGAGTTCGCCGCCGCACTCGACCCCGAGGACGCCCGACTGCTCGCCGAGCAGTTCGCCGAACTGCGGGCCACCGTCGGGGCCTTCTTCACCGAGTCGGCCGAGCTGATCGGCCGGACCGCAGCCCGGGTCGCGCTGGCGCAGGAGACCCGCCGGCTGCTGACGCTGCGGCTGCGGGACGTGTTCGGCGAGCTGTCCGGCCGCCGGTTCGCGGTCCGCTCCTCCGGTCTGGACGAGGACGGTGCGACCGCGAGCCTGGCCGGAGTGCACCAGAGCCTCTTGGACGTCGTCGGCCCCGACGGTGTGCTGGACGCGATCGAGGAGTGCTGGCGCTCCTACTACGCTCCTCCGGCCATCGCCGCCCGGGTCCGGGCCGGGGACTTCGACTCCGCGCCCCGGCTGGCGGTGATCGTGCAGGAGCTGGTCGACGCGCAGCTCGCCGGGGTCGCCTTCACCGGCCTGGACGCCGGCTCGCAGGACATCACGATCGAGTATGTCGAGGGCCTGGCGGAGGAGTTGATGGCCGGCGCGGCGGCGCCGTACCGGCTGACCGCCGCCGAGGTGCCCGCGCTGCCCGTCGCGCACGCCGAGGTCCTGCGCGAGGTGATCCGGCTGACCGGCGAACTGCGCGCCGCGCGCGGCCACGACGTGGACGTGGAATGGGCGGCCGACCGGCGCGGCGTGCACCTGCTGCAGGTCAGGCGGGTCACCGCCCGGCGCACCCGGCCGGCCGAGAGCCCGTTCTGGACCAGCAGGCTGTACTTCGAGAACCCGCCGGCCGGCGCCCCGCTGCGGGAGGTGGCCGCCGTGTACGCCGGGTACAGCGCCAAGCGCGGCCCCGCCCACCGGCTGGCCGGTGAACTGGGCGTCCAGGTCGGGCGCGGCTGGGTGGTGGGCTTCACCGGGGCCGGGCTGCACGACCCGGCCAACGCCGAGCGGCTGGACCGCACCCTGGCCGAGGGCCGCAGCCCGTCCTGCGTGCTGGACTTCGGGGACACCCTGAGGCAGATCGTGGTGCCCAGGCGGGAGGTGCTCCGGCGGCTGATCGAGGTCAGCGGTGCCACCGCCGGCTCGGACCGCGAACACGCGGTGATCGTGCGCGACTTCGTCAGGGGCGACCTCGGAGTGATCTCCCGCCGGGCCGGTGCGGACCTGGTGGTGGAGTACACCCCGGACGGTCTGCTGGCGCTGAACCGGGGCACCGCCGGAGCCGAGGCGATCGTGGTCGACGCCGCCGGTGCGGTGTGCGCGCCCGACTCGGCCGCTCCGGTGCTGCGCCACCTCGACGCGATCGACCGGTTCACCACCGCCATGCAGGCCAGGTATGGCGAGGTCACCCTGGAGTGGGTGCTGGACGGGGACGCCCTGCTCTTCGTCGACTACTCGGTGCTCGGCGCGGACGCCCTGCTCACCGGCGGCGAGGGGGTGCGGATCAGCGACGGCGCCGCGAGCGGACCGCTGCTCACCCTGTCGGACGACGAACTGCTGCGCCGGCTGTCCATCGGCCCGGCGGTGAGCATCGACAAGTCCAAGGACGTCACCGAGTACGCCGAACTGGCGCGGCTGCTGGACAAGGTACGCGGGATGCCGGAGCCCCCGGTGGTGCGGGCCAGCCGCCCGTACGCCGTGCTGTCCGTGCTGATCGGGTCGGTGGCCGGCTTCGTCTTCGAGCAGGGCTCGGCCCTGTGCCATCTCGCGATCCTGCTGCGCGAGGAGGGGGTGCCGGCCGTCGCCGCCACCGGTCTGGACGAGGCGCCGGACGGCGCCCAGGCCGCCATCAGCGCGGGCACGATCACTGTCGCGTCCACCTCGAGGAGTCATGATGTCTGA
- a CDS encoding dCTP deaminase, with protein MILTGPEIARGVAAGEIHIDDFTPARLEPNSYSFRLAPKLLRYEDEVLDSFRPPRVTELAIGEEGCLLEPGRFYLGSTMEAMGSPRYAATLYACRSVCTLGVWIQFSAPLGHCGSVFPWTLEITVANPVRVYSGMVIGKLAFWAMQGEAHQYDGKYSGSTAVVASRLSTEVRGS; from the coding sequence GTGATTCTGACCGGTCCAGAGATCGCCCGCGGCGTGGCCGCCGGTGAGATCCACATCGACGACTTCACCCCGGCCAGGCTGGAGCCCAACAGCTACAGCTTCCGGCTGGCTCCGAAGCTGCTGCGCTACGAGGACGAGGTGCTGGACAGCTTCCGGCCGCCGCGGGTCACCGAGTTGGCGATCGGCGAGGAGGGCTGCCTGCTCGAACCCGGGCGCTTCTACCTGGGCTCGACCATGGAGGCGATGGGCAGCCCGCGATACGCGGCGACCCTGTACGCCTGCCGCTCGGTCTGCACGCTCGGTGTGTGGATCCAGTTCTCGGCACCGCTGGGCCACTGCGGCTCGGTCTTCCCCTGGACGCTGGAGATCACGGTGGCCAATCCGGTCCGGGTCTACTCCGGGATGGTCATCGGCAAGCTCGCCTTCTGGGCGATGCAGGGCGAGGCGCACCAGTACGACGGCAAGTACAGCGGTTCCACCGCGGTGGTGGCCTCCCGGCTCAGCACCGAAGTGCGGGGGAGCTGA